The window GAATCTGATTGTTGAATTGTTTACGCGTCATCATGAGCCGGTTGGTTCTAAGGCCTTGCAGGAGATGATTGCTTCTAGCTCTGCTACCATTCGCAATGACATGGCTAAGCTGGAGCAGTTGGGCTTGCTAGAAAAGGCCCACACATCAAGTGGTCGGATACCCAGTAGGGCTGGTTTTCAATACTTTGTCAACCACTCGCTTAATCTGGAACACATTGATGAAGAAGATGTTTATCAGGTGGTTAAGGCCTTCGACTTTGAAGCCTTCAAGCTGGAGGACATCTTGGAGCGGGCCAGTACAGTCCTAGCGGATTTGACAGGCTATTCCTCGGTCATTTTAGATGTGGAGCCGACCAGTCAGCAGCTGACTTCCTTTGACATCGTGCAGCTCAGTAGCCACGATGCCCTGGCAGTCTTGACTTTGGACCAGTCCAAACCTGTCACTGTCCAGTTTGCCATTCCCAAGAACTTTTTGGCCAGGGACTTGGAGGTGCTCAAACGCCTGGTGGATGAACGCTTCGTTGACCAGACGGTCTTGGCAATCCACTACAAGCTGCGGACGGAGATTCCCCAGGTGGTGCAACGTTACTTTACCACGACGGACAATGTCTTGGATTTGATGGACTATATCTTTGCTAATCTCTTCCGAGAATCGGTCTTTATCAGTGGAAAAGTTGCTTCGCTGACCTACGGCAACCTCGCCACCTACCAACTCTTGGATAGTCCTCAGCTATTGGCACCAGAGTTGCGGCAGGGCTTGGCGCCAAACCAGCAGACCAGCATTTCTGTGGCGGAACATAGAGAACCTGCTCTTGCAGATGTGACTATCATTCATCATTGCTTTCCAATCCCCTATCGGGGCATGGGCCAGATGAGTTTGCTCGGTCCTGTTGACATGAACTACCGCAGGCAGATGAGTTTGATCAATATCATCAGCCGCGTCCTATTTATGAAATTAACCGATTACTACAGATATTTAAGTAGTAATCATTATGAAGTCAATTAAAGGAGAATGCTTTGTCAGAAGAAATCAAAAACGAAGAAATCGTAGAAGAGGTTGAAGCAACAGAAGAAGTTGTGGAGACACCTGAAAAGTCAGAATTGGATTTGGCAAATGAGCGAGCGGAAGAATTTGAAAACAAGTACCTTCGTGCTCACGCTGAAATGCAAAATATCCAACGCCGTGCCAACGAGGAACGCCAAACCATTCAGCGTTACCGTTCACAAGACTTGGCCAAGAAAATCTTGCCAAGTTTGGATAACTTGGAGCGTGCCCTTCAAGTCGAAGGCTTGACAGAAGATGTCAAAAAAGGCTTGGAAATGGTACAGGAAAGCTTGATTCAAGCCCTCAAAGAAGAAGGGGTGGAGGAAGTCGCAACCGATGTCTTTGACCCAAATCTTCACATGGCCATTCAAACAGTTCCAGCCACAGACGATTGCCCAGCAGAACACATTGCACAAGTCTTCCAAAAAGGCTACAAGCTGCATGAACGCTTGCTGAGACCGGCTATGGTAGTCGTATCAGAGTAGCCACTCTGCTATTTCCCAAAAAAGAAACTTGACCGAAATGTCACAAAACTATGAAATTGTAAAAAAAGACAAGCCTTGAGCTTGTGGGCTGGCGAACATCGTGAGCTCATTCGATACTCTCCGCCGTGGCGGTAAATACGCAAAGTTTGAGACTAGAGGCTCAAACTTTAGTCAAAGAGACCGCAAAAGCGGGCTCTGACGGCGTCGCCACTTAAGGAGAGTATCACTAAAAGAAATAAAAAAGAGGTAACACATATGTCTAAAATTATCGGTATTGACTTAGGTACAACAAACTCAGCAGTTGCAGTTCTTGAAGGAACTGAATCAAAAATTATCGCAAACCCAGAAGGGAACCGTACAACTCCGTCTGTTGTGTCTTTCAAAAATGGTGAAATCATCGTTGGTGACGCGGCAAAACGCCAAGCAGTGACTAACCCAGATACCATCATCTCTATCAAATCAAAAATGGGAACTTCTGAAAAAGTTTCAGCAAACGGCAAAGAATACACACCACAAGAAATCTCAGCTATGATCCTTCAATACTTGAAAGGCTACGCTGAAGAGTACCTTGGTGAAAAAGTAACTAAAGCCGTTATCACTGTTCCTGCTTACTTCAACGATGCGCAACGTCAAGCAACCAAAGACGCTGGTAAAATTGCTGGTCTTGAAGTAGAACGTATCGTCAACGAGCCAACTGCAGCAGCTCTTGCTTACGGTTTGGACAAGACTGACAAAGACGAAAAAATCTTGGTATTCGACCTTGGTGGTGGTACATTTGACGTATCTATCCTTGAACTTGGTGACGGTGTCTTTGACGTACTTGCAACAGCAGGTGATAACAAGCTCGGTGGTGACGACTTTGACCAAAAGATTATCGATCACATGGTAGCAGAATTCAAGAAAGAAAATGGCATCGACTTGTCTGCTGACAAAATGGCTCTTCAACGTTTGAAAGATGCAGCTGAAAAAGCGAAAAAAGACTTGTCAGGTGTAACATCCACTCAAATCAGCTTGCCGTTCATCACTGCAGGTGCAGCAGGTCCGCTTCACTTGGAAATGACTTTGACACGTGCGAAATTCGATGAATTGACTTACGACCTTGTAGAACGTACAAAAATTCCTGTTCGTCAAGCTCTTTCAGATGCAGGTCTTAGCTTGTCAGAAATTGACGAAGTTATCCTTGTCGGTGGTTCAACTCGTATCCCAGCCGTTGTAGAAGCTGTTAAGGCTGAAACTGGTAAAGAGCCAAATAAATCTGTAAACCCTGATGAAGTTGTTGCTATGGGTGCAGCAATCCAAGGTGGTGTCATCACTGGTGATGTGAAAGATGTTGTTCTTCTTGACGTAACACCATTGTCACTTGGTATCGAAACAATGGGTGGTGTCTTTACAAAACTCATCGACCGCAACACAACGATCCCAACGTCTAAATCACAAGTCTTCTCAACTGCGGCGGACAACCAGCCAGCTGTTGATATCCATGTGCTTCAAGGTGAGCGTCCAATGGCAGCAGACAACAAGACTCTTGGTCGCTTCCAATTGACTGACATTCCTGCAGCACCTCGTGGTATTCCACAAATCGAAGTAACATTCGACATCGACAAGAACGGTATCGTTTCTGTAAAAGCCAAAGACCTTGGTACGCAAAAAGAACAAACTATTGTTATCCAATCTAACTCAGGTTTGACAGACGAAGAAATCGACCGCATGATGAAAGATGCAGAAGCAAACGCTGAAGCAGATAAGAAACGTAAGGAAGAAGTGGACCTTCGTAACGATGTTGACCAAGCAATCTTTGCGACTGAGAAAACTCTGAAAGAAACTGAAGGCAAAGGCTTCGACGCAGAGCGCGACCAAGCTCAAGCAGCCCTTGATGAGTTGAAAGCAGCTCAAGAAGCCAACAACTTGGATGACATGAAGGCTAAACTTGAAAACCTCAACGAAAAAGCCCAAGCCCTTGCAGTGAAACTCTACGAGCAAGCCGCAGCAGCCCAACAAGCAGCCGCAGGCCAAGAAGGTGCCCAAACAGCTAACAACGCAGGCGATGATGTTGTAGATGGCGAGTTTACTGAGAAGTAGTACTCTTCGAAATTCTTCACTAGGTTTCGTTAACTCTCCGCGATGAACTCCAGTTCAATCTTCGTCCAGTTGCCTAGCCTAGTCTTGAATTTCTTTGAGTATCTAGAACATGGAAAGTTATCTTTTTTCTGAAGTTCTTAGCTCGAACTCAGTTCTTATCTTCTCGAGAATAGAAATCATTATTAAGTCAAAATTCCAATCACAGAGGTTGCAACCCAGCCTCTGTTTTTGGGTAAATAACTGATGAGGAGGCTTTTCGTGAAAAAAGTTGCTTGTTTGCTTTATCCTAATTTTTCTCTTTATGAGATAGCTCCGTTGACTAGCACATTGGTGTTGAATTTTGGGCGAAAGATTGATTTTATTGCCTCTACTAAGGAAACGATTTATTCGGAGGACGGTTTACCTTGTCATGCCAACAAAACCTTGGAAGAGGTAAATATAGAGGAATATGATTGTATTCTTTGTCCAGGGACGATTGACTTCACTTCGGCTTTGAGAGATGAGCGCCTCATTCGATTTCTGGCTGGCTTAGATGGTAAGCCAATCAAAATTGCAGCGATTTCCTCTGCTCCACTCCTGCTTGCTAAGGCTGGATTATTGGAGAATACCTTATATACAGGTGGTATTTGGCAAAATTTCATTGACTATTTTGACTTTCTATCTGGAGAAAATTTTCGTCCCCTACCAGTATGTGAAGATGGGAATATTATCACAGGAACTGGTTTTACAGTAAATGCCTTTTCTCGCCAGGTTATAACCAGTCTTGGATTGATTGAAGATGCGACTATGTACTTCAAAGAAAGCGATGATTATTCTGCGGAAGACTTTATTTTTGAGTTGTCTGACGAAGAATTTGAAGAGTTCAAAGCAACATTTGAGAAAGATCCTAACTAATTTTACAGAAAGGAAAGTGTTCGTAATCGAACACGGGCTACTTTCAATATTTCAAAGAAAGGAATACAAGTTCGTTTATTCGAACACAGGCTAAAAACCTAGTGAAAAAGATAAACTTCCTAGTGTGTTAGGCACACAGCGTCAGTTTTCTGTTTTCACTTTTCCAAAACCATGATAGAAAGGAAAGTGTTCGTAATCGAACACGGGCTACGGACTGTGCCAAAAAGATAGTTTTTCCTAGGACGGTGAGGTCCTACGTCAAAACTCCTATTTTGGCTGTGTCCGCTTAACGCCCTTAGTATCTTAATATGAACAACACAGAATTTTACGATCGTCTGGGGGTTTCCAAGAATGCTTCGCCAGACGAGATTAAGAAGGCTTATCGGAAGCTTTCAAAGAAATACCATCCAGATATTAACAAGGATCCGGGTGCGGAGGATAAATACAAAGAAGTTCAAGAGGCTTATGAAACCTTGAGTGATCCGCAGAAGCGTTCTGCCTATGACCAGTTTGGTCCTGCTGGGGCAAACGGAGGCTTCGGCGGTGGAGCAGGTGGCTTTGGTGGTTTCGATGGAGCTGGTTTCGGTGGCTTTGAAGACATCTTCTCAAGCTTCTTTGGTGGTGGCGGTGCGACCCGCAATCCGAATGCTCCTCGTCAAGGGGATGACCTCCAATACCGTGTCAACCTCAAGTTTGAAGAGGCAATTTTTGGCGCAGAGAAAGAAGTTTCTTATCACCGTGAAGCTACTTGTCGGACTTGTACGGGTTCAGGAGCTAAACCTGGTACTAGTCCAGTAACCTGTGGACGCTGTCACGGCTCAGGGATTATCAATGTAGATACGCAAACACCACTTGGGACCATGCGCCGTCAAATGACCTGTGATGTTTGTCATGGTCGTGGGAAACAAATCAAAGATCCTTGTACAATCTGTCATGGAACGGGCCATGAAAAACAAGCCCATACAGTAACAGTGAAGGTGCCAGCAGGTGTGGAAACTGGTCAGAAAATCCGTCTGGCAGGTCAGGGGGAAGCAGGTTTTAATGGAGGTCCTTACGGAGATCTCTATGTGGTCATTCAAGTCCAGGCTTCAGATAAGTTTGAGCGTGAGGGGACAACAATTTATTATAAATTAGACCTCAACTTTGTTCAGGCAGCCTTGGGTGATACGGTCCATGTGCCAACCGTTCACGGTGATGTGGATATGGTGATCCCTGAAGGAACACAGACAGGTAAGACCTTCCGTCTGAAAGGCAAGGGAGCTCCAAGTGTTCGTGGGGGTGCCATCGGTGACCAGTATGTGACAGTCAATATTGTTACCCCTACAGGTTTGAACGACCGCCAACGCGCAGCCCTCAAAGAATTTGCAGCAGCAGGAAACATTGATATCAAACCCCATAAAAAAGGCTTCTTTGACAAGGTAAAAGATGCTTTTGAAGAATTGTAAAATAGCTGAGATAAAGTAAAGATACATAGAGTAGCTTCTCTTTCAGGAGCGATATTCTATTCTAAAATAAAGCAAAAAGGAAGTGTAATGTATTGCTTCCTTTTTCGTTGTGCATACTGTCTTTAAATAAACCTTGTTTTCTATTGTAAGAAAATATCTAAAATAAAGGAAAATTAGGAAAACAATCAAAAAAGTTTCATCAGTTCATGAAAAAAAGATACAAATCTTTTGAAAACAGTGATTATCAATGTTATAATGTAACGTATTTTAAAAACATGCCAGTATTAAAGTATCATGAATTGTACTTACCATACTGCGCAATTGGGAAGGATTTTACATGCGTAAAATAAAGAAAAAATCATTTGACTGGTATGGAACGAGACAACATTTCTCGATTCGTAAATACCATTTTGGAGCAGCCAGCGTATTGCTTGGTATGTCCTTGGCACTGGGTGCAGGCGGACAAGCAGTAAAAGCGGAAGAGACAGCTGCTTCATCAGAAGCACTTATTTCTACAACGGCGACATCTTCAATACAGGCTAGCTCAGAAGTTGCGTTAGCTACAAGTGTTGAGACGGCTGCTACTGAGACAGTAGCGTCTACACCAGCACCAGCAGCTACAACTACAGAAGTAGCAGCTACAGAACGTACAGCAACTATCAACTATATCGTTCAGTACCTTCTTGAAGATGGTACTCTTGTTGATGCAGTTGTGAAGACAACAACAGTCACAACGACTGATGCCCTTGCAAAAACAACAGTTGAAGTAGTAGCAGAACTACCAGAAGGCTATGAATTGGCTGAAGGTCAAGTAGAAACAACTTCACAAGAAGTAACAGAAGGTGCTGAAAACCTTGTTACTATCAAAGTTGTTAAGAAAGCTGAAGTAGCTGCAACTACAACAGCAGCACCAGCAGCAACTACGACAACAACAGAAACAGCAGCACCGGTTGCAATAACTCCTGTAACAGTTGAAGAAGGGAAAGTTGTCCTTGAGCAAAACATCTCAGAAGCACAACTCTTGTCAAATGAAGCTTCACGCTTGTATGCAACAACACAAGCTGGTAATGAGGCTTTGAAAGCAGCTGCTGACGCAACACAATTGGTAGCGACAGATGCAACTGCAGTCTTGAATGACTCACTTGCAACTCTTGAGCAAGTGAATGCTCAGATCGATGCAGTTCGTACAAACGTTGAGGCCTTGGCAGTTGAATTCCGTAAGTTCTCTACGGATGGTGAAATTTCAGTAGCCTTGTTCGAAGTGGCAGGAACAACAGCTGGTTTGAACAACATCGGTGATGATTTAGGTACACTTATCAAGACAGATACAACAGTATCAGTTCCAATGACAGATCCAGCAGGTGCAGCAGTAAGCTCACGTGTTCAATCTCCATATGCTCCAACAGCAGTAGATGACTACTATACTATGAACTATATGACAGTCAGCTACTACGATGCAATCATGGGGTATAGCCGTTACAAACCAACAGGTGGTACATCTACAGGTGGCGCTTACTTCCGTACTTCGATCAAGTCAGCAAATGTAGCAGATCCTATCCTTGTCGAATTGGTAGCCAAAGACGGCACGCTTCTTGAGAGCCACTACATGACACCAAACGTTTCTAAGGATTTCACATATTTCCAAGCTACATCTGGTGTGAATAAGCCAATGACAGCTACTATCCGAACGGATGTTGCTTCTGACACTGTTCTTGGTCAAATCTTTATCCAGTTCGATGATAACACTATCGCGACTGCATCGGATACAAGAAGTCTTCCAAGTACCCTAATCTCTCAACCGTGGGAATACACAACTTACTACAAGACGACTGCGGATTCTACAAACGAACCCCTTGCGACATATACTATCGTAGGTGTGCCAGGTAACACGGTAACCCCATCTGGCGTTCGTAAGTTCGGTGGTTATGAGTATGTCAATACAACTACTGAAAATATCCAAGTTAACCAAGTAGCAGGTGCTCCTTATGTAGAACGTACCCGTGCACACGTTAATGGTACCTACCACAAGTCTGTTGCGACACCGATGGGAACGGATGGTTCTATCAAGTTGGATCTCTACTTTGCGGATCCTAACTACGCAGGTACACCAAACTTTGAAGATACATCAAGTGAAGGCTTTATCAAGATTATTGAAACCCAAACAATGGGCTACACTCAGTCTAATACTACACAAATACTGAGCCCAGAATTGTTTGACAAATATCCAATCTACTTTATTGATGCCTCAACTGAAGCACCAGTTGGTACAGAAAAGGGACCCGTTCCAGTTAAAGGTACTCGTTTGACCTCTGCAGATCAAATGGATTTGAGCAAGTTGACAAGTACTGCTCAATACTACCAAATTACCTTCAAGGAAAATGCAGCGGCAGAAGAATTGTCATTTGCCCGTATTGGTTTAGGTGCCGTAGGTTCAACTAGACAACTCCGTATCGAGTATAACGTTAAGGCAGATGGTGCAGAAACACACGATCAAGCTGATGGTGAGGTTCGTGTAGCTACATACAAAGGTACATTCATCCCTATCACCCTTCAAAACCAGCCAAACATCATAACTGAAACAACTCACTGGTACCGTCCAGTTATCCAAGAAGCCATCATCCGTTACCAAGTTGAAGGTGAGGCAGGATATCTTGAAGAGTCAGCTACCTTGACAGGTAACCCAGGTACAGACATCACTTACTCAACTGAAGATACCATTAACAAGTATAAGAAATTGGGTTATGAGCTTGTATCTGACAACTTCACAACAGCCGCTGGTCAAGACTATGACTACGATACAGCTGTGAAACAAGAATTCCTTGTTGTCATCAAGCCTCTTACCAAAGAAGTTCCAAAGACTGCTGTACCAGGTGAGCCAGTAGATCCAACAGATCCAAACTCACCAGTATGGCCTGCAACTGTAGAAAACTTGGAAAGAACTCAAGAAGTAACTCGTACAGTTGAGTACAAGTATGATGATGGTACTCCAGTTCGTGTAGATGCTGCAGGCAATGTCTTGCCAAAAGACTCTACAGAAGGTACGCCACTTGTTAAGACTGAAACAGTAACCTTCACTCGCCCAGCTCAAGTTAACCTTGTAACAGGTGAAGTAACTTATGGTGAATGGGTAGCTGATACAACAGATACACTCAGCGGAAACCAAATCCCTGCTATCACAGACTACACTGCAACTCGTACAACCCTTGAAGGTGCAGATGCGCCTATGTCTGAAACAGTTATTCCTAAGAAAGTAGCTGCTACAGATGCGGACATCAACGAGGTTGTTTACTACACACCAAATCCTAAGTACGGAGATGTTGTTGTTAACTATGTAAACACAGATGGCAAAGTTATCGCAAATCCTGTTGTAGATACAAACGATGCCCTTGTAGGTACAGACTACTCTACAGCTGATCAAGTTCCAGAGAAGATTGTTGAAGATGCTACTGGTGATGTTTACTACTACAAAGAAATCAAACCAGAAGATGCAACTAAAGAAACTGGCACAGTCGTAGAAGGTACAACAGAAGTTACTTATGTTTACGAAAAAGCTGGTGACGTTGTTATCAAGTATGTGGATGTTAACGGTCTTGAATTGCAAGCTCCAGTTGCGGACACTACAGACGGCAAACCAGGTTCAGACTACAACACAGCTGAAGGTACTGAAAAACCAGCAACTATCACAGCAGGTGGTAAAGTATATGCTCTTGTTCCAGCAGGTGACTACCCAGTAGGTACAGTAGCAGCAGATAGCAACTTGGCTTCAGGCGCAACTCCAACAGGTACTGTTGAAGCAGGTGTAACTAAAGAAGTAACTTACGTTTACCAAGAAGTGAAATCTGACGTTGTAGTTGAGTACTACGATACAGAAGGTAACCCAATTTCAGGTACTGAAACAGGTAACGCAACATCTGTAGTGGATACAGAAGATGCTTCAGTTGGTACAGCCTATAATACAGACGATAAGAAACCAGCAACCATCACAGCAGCGGACGGCACAGTTTACTACTACAAAGAAGTGAAAGACACTTCTGCACCAACAACTGGTACTGTAGCAGAAACGACTACAACTGTTCAGTATGTTTACGAAAAAGCAGGCTCTGTCAATGTTAACTATGTAGATGTAAATGGTACTGAAATCGAGGCAGATGTATTGGATGTTGAAAACGGACAACCAGGTTCTAACTACGATACACTTGCGGACAACCGTCCAGATACAATTGTTGCAAAAGATGGTAAGACCTACAAACTTGTTCCAGCAGGTGACTACCCAGTAGGTACAGTAGCAGCAGACAGCAACTTGGCTTCAGGTGATGCTCCAACTGGTGCAGTTGAAGCAGGCGTAACTAAAGAAGTAACTTACGTTTACCAAGAAGTAAAAGGTAACGTTATCGTTAACTACGTTGATGAAAATGGTAACCCAATCTCTGGTATTACTGATGCAGGTACAGAAACTGCAAGCACAGTTGAAGACACACCAGAAAGCTCAACTGGTACTGAGTATAATACGACTGACCTTCGTCCAAACACCATCACAACTGCAGACGGTAAGATCTACAAACTTGTTCCATCTGCTATCCCAGCAAATGAAACTGGTAAGGTTGTAGAAGGTACGACAGAAGTAACCTATGTGTACGAATTGGTACAGGGTGATGTTGTTGTTCACTATGTAGATACAGAAGGCAACACAATCGCTAAAGATGTGACAGATACTAAAGTATCTGACACAGGTACAGCTTACGATACAACAGATAACAAACCAGCTAAGATCACAGCAGAAGATGGTACAGTTTACTACATCTTGCCACAAGATGAAGTGAAGGCTGGTTCAGCTCCTGAAACTGGTAAGGTTGTAGAAGGTACAACAGAAGTTACTTATGTTTACCAAAAAGCTGGTAATGTTGTTGTTAACTACACATTGGCAGATGGTACAGTTATCAAAGATCCTGTGAATGATGAAACGAACCAAGAACCAGGTTACGACTACAACACAACAGATAACAAGCCAGAAACCATCACAACAGCTGATGGCAAAGTCTACAAACTTGTTCCAGCAGCAACAATCGGTAACGAAACTGGTGATGTTGAAGCAGGTAAGACTATCGAAGTAACTTACATCTACGAAGAAGTTAAATCTGACGTCGTTGTA is drawn from Streptococcus sp. 29892 and contains these coding sequences:
- the hrcA gene encoding heat-inducible transcriptional repressor HrcA; amino-acid sequence: MITQRQNDILNLIVELFTRHHEPVGSKALQEMIASSSATIRNDMAKLEQLGLLEKAHTSSGRIPSRAGFQYFVNHSLNLEHIDEEDVYQVVKAFDFEAFKLEDILERASTVLADLTGYSSVILDVEPTSQQLTSFDIVQLSSHDALAVLTLDQSKPVTVQFAIPKNFLARDLEVLKRLVDERFVDQTVLAIHYKLRTEIPQVVQRYFTTTDNVLDLMDYIFANLFRESVFISGKVASLTYGNLATYQLLDSPQLLAPELRQGLAPNQQTSISVAEHREPALADVTIIHHCFPIPYRGMGQMSLLGPVDMNYRRQMSLINIISRVLFMKLTDYYRYLSSNHYEVN
- the grpE gene encoding nucleotide exchange factor GrpE — translated: MSEEIKNEEIVEEVEATEEVVETPEKSELDLANERAEEFENKYLRAHAEMQNIQRRANEERQTIQRYRSQDLAKKILPSLDNLERALQVEGLTEDVKKGLEMVQESLIQALKEEGVEEVATDVFDPNLHMAIQTVPATDDCPAEHIAQVFQKGYKLHERLLRPAMVVVSE
- the dnaK gene encoding molecular chaperone DnaK, which translates into the protein MSKIIGIDLGTTNSAVAVLEGTESKIIANPEGNRTTPSVVSFKNGEIIVGDAAKRQAVTNPDTIISIKSKMGTSEKVSANGKEYTPQEISAMILQYLKGYAEEYLGEKVTKAVITVPAYFNDAQRQATKDAGKIAGLEVERIVNEPTAAALAYGLDKTDKDEKILVFDLGGGTFDVSILELGDGVFDVLATAGDNKLGGDDFDQKIIDHMVAEFKKENGIDLSADKMALQRLKDAAEKAKKDLSGVTSTQISLPFITAGAAGPLHLEMTLTRAKFDELTYDLVERTKIPVRQALSDAGLSLSEIDEVILVGGSTRIPAVVEAVKAETGKEPNKSVNPDEVVAMGAAIQGGVITGDVKDVVLLDVTPLSLGIETMGGVFTKLIDRNTTIPTSKSQVFSTAADNQPAVDIHVLQGERPMAADNKTLGRFQLTDIPAAPRGIPQIEVTFDIDKNGIVSVKAKDLGTQKEQTIVIQSNSGLTDEEIDRMMKDAEANAEADKKRKEEVDLRNDVDQAIFATEKTLKETEGKGFDAERDQAQAALDELKAAQEANNLDDMKAKLENLNEKAQALAVKLYEQAAAAQQAAAGQEGAQTANNAGDDVVDGEFTEK
- a CDS encoding DJ-1/PfpI family protein, whose translation is MKKVACLLYPNFSLYEIAPLTSTLVLNFGRKIDFIASTKETIYSEDGLPCHANKTLEEVNIEEYDCILCPGTIDFTSALRDERLIRFLAGLDGKPIKIAAISSAPLLLAKAGLLENTLYTGGIWQNFIDYFDFLSGENFRPLPVCEDGNIITGTGFTVNAFSRQVITSLGLIEDATMYFKESDDYSAEDFIFELSDEEFEEFKATFEKDPN
- the dnaJ gene encoding molecular chaperone DnaJ; translated protein: MNNTEFYDRLGVSKNASPDEIKKAYRKLSKKYHPDINKDPGAEDKYKEVQEAYETLSDPQKRSAYDQFGPAGANGGFGGGAGGFGGFDGAGFGGFEDIFSSFFGGGGATRNPNAPRQGDDLQYRVNLKFEEAIFGAEKEVSYHREATCRTCTGSGAKPGTSPVTCGRCHGSGIINVDTQTPLGTMRRQMTCDVCHGRGKQIKDPCTICHGTGHEKQAHTVTVKVPAGVETGQKIRLAGQGEAGFNGGPYGDLYVVIQVQASDKFEREGTTIYYKLDLNFVQAALGDTVHVPTVHGDVDMVIPEGTQTGKTFRLKGKGAPSVRGGAIGDQYVTVNIVTPTGLNDRQRAALKEFAAAGNIDIKPHKKGFFDKVKDAFEEL